From Bufo gargarizans isolate SCDJY-AF-19 chromosome 10, ASM1485885v1, whole genome shotgun sequence, the proteins below share one genomic window:
- the LOC122920844 gene encoding uncharacterized oxidoreductase YtbE-like has translation MELQGAQQQTVTLNNGVTMPLLGLGTFRMRGLENVTQAVDTALECGYRSFDTASVYRNEGELGQALRQLMPKYGLGRSDIFITSKLSPADLGPGAREACLKSLAELGFDYLDLYLIHWPGKQGWRSDDARNRAAREESWRALENLYDIGAIKALGVSNYTEAHLTQLLESSRVPPAVLQVELHPRLPQAALLRWCKPNGVHLQAYSSLGCGHLLGDVDVCKVATAHGRTPSQVLLKWALQQGVGVIPKASTPARIKENAEVWDFELSSEEAELLKGDGTEKKYCWDPTVVA, from the exons ATGGAGCTACAGGGAG ctcaaCAGCAAACGGTGACCCTCAATAATGGGGTGACAATGCCCCTCCTCGGCCTGGGCACCTTTCGCATGCGAGGACTAGAAAACGTCACCCAGGCTGTCGATACTGCGCTGGAATGTGGGTACCGCTCATTTGACACGGCCTCAGTCTATCGTAATGAGGGAGAGCTCGGCCAGGCCCTGCGCCAGCTCATGCCTAAATACGGCCTAGGTCGTTCTGATATCTTCATTACTAGCAAGTTATCACCTGCAGATTTAGGCCCCGGAGCCCGCGAGGCTTGTTTGAAGAGCCTGGCTGAGCTGGGATTTGATTACTTGGATCTCTATCTCATTCACTGGCCAGGGAAGCAGGGTTGGCGAAGTGACGATGCCCGTAACCGGGCAGCTAGAGAAGAAAGCTGGAGAGCCTTGGAAAACCTGTATGACATTGGCGCCATTAAGGCACTGGGCGTGTCTAACTATACGGAGGCTCACCTGACACAGCTGCTGGAGTCAAGCAGAGTGCCCCCCGCTGTGTTACAGGTGGAACTTCATCCACGGCTCCCACAAGCTGCTCTTCTCCGTTGGTGTAAACCGAATGGGGTTCACCTACAAGCTTATTCTTCCCTGGGCTGTGGGCATCTTTTAGGGGATGTAGACGTATGCAAAGTGGCAACCGCACATGGACGCACCCCCTCCCAGGTATTACTCAAGTGGGCACTCCAGCAAGGTGTTGGAGTTATTCCTAAAGCTTCTACACCAGCAAGAATAAAGGAGAATGCTGAAGTCTGGGATTTTGAGCTGAGTAGTGAAGAAGCTGAACTGCTAAAGGGTGATGGCACAGAGAAGAAATACTGCTGGGATCCTACGGTAGTGGCGTAG